In Citrus sinensis cultivar Valencia sweet orange chromosome 3, DVS_A1.0, whole genome shotgun sequence, the sequence gatatattaattattaaaattaaaaattttaagatatcAAAATCACCCTcacttattttctcttttgacTTTAAGATGTGTATTTTCTATCTCTGTTATACATTATCTTTcttgaaatttcattttcatttttttgctattgattcttttcttttcttattaactcaaactttatttctttattcttattaCTATTCTATTCCTGTTGTCCCTCTTAGATTTGTtgtttcaagaataaaaaagaaaatttcatgcttttcatatataattgataaaaatgattGACATtcgttcttttattttatctcccAATTTGTAATAGCCATTATGAAACTGATTTTTAGAAGTTAAGAAACAAGAATTGATGTTTATTTGATGTTAAAACATAAACGTTCGAATTACTTATTGTGAAATTGAGTAATAGGTAGAGAAAGAGAAGTAGgataaattaagtaattttatcaaaaaatattttaaaaataaaattttaatttaaataataaatttagagaagaaattgatgaGTTCAAATAGACCCACCCTCACCCTATTGATTAATGTGCATGGATGTTGCCATGGTTGGTGGCCTGTGTGAACCTCTcgtaaagaaaaataataaaactggCTACAATTTTAGATTAACGAGTAGAGTTGATGAATGGCGTGCAGTCACCTCCGCGGCTCTGAGACGTCgcaaaaaatttaccaaaatggCAAAAGATCCGATTGCGCACACAAGTCGTTACATATGCAGCAGCGTGTTTAAACGACTGCTTGAGTTGGACACATCACAATGCATGcaagcaaattaattatttaaaaaaaaaaaaaaaaaaaaaaaaactgcaatCTGGAACCGTTGCACTTGCACCCGCGTCCGTGTGAAAAACACAAAGTCATTACCTTTTGTGAATCGACACAATGCTTCAGATCGAATCTCcttcaatataaaaaaaaaaaacataacacAACTCCAAAACTCACTTGTCCTGAGTAGTACTCATTTGTCTCTCACATGATACGCTGGCAAAAATATCCCTTCCACAGCTTCTCTCTCCATAACACAGACCAGTTTAATTGAGTACACAGCCGTCGTCAGTCCCGTAATTGATTTCCTTATTCTGATATATGTGTTATAATATTTGATCAAATTAACATGGACGCACCCACATCTACTGCTCTTGTAACCCGTGCTGCAGGCCCCAGAAAATGGCTAGGACTTAATATTGGAGAAGGGTGCTCGCCACGGTTTCCCAACAAAGCAAATGATCGACCACCGGCTCGAACCAGACTGAACCCTTGTGCTAAGGAGTGGAATCCTTTCAAGGAAAGGGCACCCGAGGAAGATCGATGCTTGTTCCTGACATTTTCCAATGGATATCCTCTCGCTGAGAATCAAATCGTCACATTTTTCaccaagtaattaattaagtactCTTATAGTTcattttatacacacacacacacacatatatatatgtatatatgtatatgagACGCTATAAATTGCGAGTGATGAATAATTTTCCTTGTGTGGTTGATTTTTAATTGGCAAGTGCagcattttaatttgtaatttgttgTGAGCAGCAAATTTGGTCCATGCGTGGAAAAGGTATACGTGCACTCGCCGGAACCGACGAGTGCCAGCGAGCCACCGTTGTTTGGGAAGGTGGTATTTACAGCATCTTATATACCGGCGGTGATCTTGTGTGGAGCAAAGCAAACCAAGTTCATGGTCGACGGCAAGCCTCTCTGGTGCAAAAAATTCGAGCCTAAGAAGAAGCAAGCTCTTGGTCATGGGTGAACTAACAATTAAGTTCAATTGTGTCAATGCCAACAATTTTATACTTACATTCTACCCTTCACAGATTATCGATTTATAGTTGTCTTGTCTTGTCTTGTCTAGGCAAATTTGACCTGCGAAGAACGACAAAATTGCATGTCGCTACACTGGTCACTGCAGGACGTTTGCCTTTCGTCgtatttgtttcttctttttgttttaattgggCCTGATAAATGCCGTTTCTTAGTTTATTTAGCTGGGCTTTTGTCGGCCCGGCATTCTGCCGTGGTCGGCTAATTGGGCCTTTAACGGACACATGTAAATCCTCCCAGACCTAGTGGTGCTTTTAAACTTAAAAGCGCTTCAATTCGCTTCTCTTTGGAATTGATTTTAGCGTACAATCACTTTGTATGGAATCTTCtgtattcaattttaaaatatctaagatttattttttcaaagaataaTTTAGTGCACATATTTTGGTGAAGCATTGCCATTTTGACCATTAAGATAAACATTTACAAATGAGTGGTGATGACTATATTGCCTTGGCCTTTTGGTCTTcttggaagaagaagaaaaaagcgCTCACGCGTGTCGTCACCCAAACGAccaaaattccaaaaccaCTTAAACTAAACTGAAATGTCTTATTATGTCATCTCCCCACAACAGAGACAGAGTGGCGTGATGaattcaacaaattaatttgcGTGATGaattcaacaaattaatttatcttggtttttattttttgttatatatattgCTGTCTGAATCTCTCTTtccctaaaaataaatagcgTTTGATCCAAAAGTGAAACACGAAATGGATTCATCAGAAACCACGAAAGCTCAGAGCAATGACAAACAATTTTACCAAAACGTCATCGTAATGCGACACGGGGACCGCGCCGACAACTTCGAGCCATTGTGGGTATCAACGGCTGCCAGACCGTGGGACCCCCACATCGTAGAGGAGGGTCGGGTCAGGGCATTCTGTACCGGTCGGAGGCTCCGTGCAAACCTTGGATTCCCGATCGACCGTGTCTTCGTTTCCCCATTCCTTCGTTGCATCCAGACCGCCTACGAGGTTGTATCCGCCCTTTGCTCCGTCGATGACGATCCCACCGTCATGTCATCCGACGCCGTCGTTTCTTTGGATCCCTCCAAAGTCAAGGTCAGATCATCATTACACATACATAACATATCACTACTTGATATAcatgtctctctctctctctgtctttGTGATTATCGTCATTCAATctgtttattaaaaatgaatattactATGTTGTTCTTTAGGTCTCCATTGAGTATGGATTATGCGAGATGTTGAATAGGGAAGCCATTAGACATAATATGGCGCCTAAGGATGGGGACTTTGGCTTCGTTACCTCAGAGCTTGAAGCTCTGCTGCCAGCTGGTACAGTTGATAGTTCTGTGAAGCAAGTGTATGACCaggtatatatacatatattcgTTACAATTTGTATTTGAATGTGCACAGTCATTGCAGCTAACAATAGGTTATTTGATTGGGGAAACCCTAGTTGCCACAATGGGAGGAGACGGTGGCTGGTGCAAGGGAAAGATATGCACAAGTTATTAAAGCGCTCGCAGATAAATACCCTTTTGAGGACTTGTTGCTGGTGACCCATGGTAACCTTCTATCTGATTaacttagtaaaaaaaaaaaaaaaaaatgattcgTATATGAACTTGATGTTTAAAATATGAGTCCGGTTATGTTAGAACTGCTCTAAGGTAGAGTACCCTTTCATAATGACACAATCAAAGTTATAATGAGTGTTTTACTATTTATCACTTTGCATGTGTGGCTGTGATTCGTGCTCTACCTTAGAGCAGCTCCGAGGTAGCTATATGTATTTGTCTTCTGAACCACACAGGATATCCCAGCataagacaaaaataatatggtTTCACTTTCATGTGATATATTAACTCTTGAGTTCTGTGTTATTGTTGCTGCTACCATCTGCGATGATCAGTAACCTGAGATTTGTACCCCTAGCACTTATAAATGGTTTGCGCTCTGGGTTTACACTTCCCAAGCATTTGAAATGATCAATACCCTGGTGTCGGGACGTTTTCGTTTTCTTTGAACTGAAATGATCTCCACCCAGAAAccaagaagaagagagagtaaaaataaatgacatctctctgtttttttgttttatttgctgTTATAAAAGCCATAGAATCTGATAGGATTCTTTCATGTTGCTTCCGTATGTGATAGTTGAAGTTGTTGGTTGTAATTCTCTAATGCAAATGCAGGGGAAGGCGTTGGGGTTTCGGTTTCAGCATTCTTGAAGGATGTAACTGTTTATGAAGTAGATTATTGTGCATATACCGAACTAAGAAGACCAATATCTGGTGATAACGAGTCATTTACTGCGGGAGACTTTGAGGTGCTTACAAATCCAGTTCAATCGGGCATTAGTTATCTACCTGCTAGTGCCTCAAATGCAGGGGATAATGAATGATATAGCCTGACTATGTATGTCAGACATTATAAGAAGCAAGTCTTCGCCCCTTCCTTTGTGGCAATGTTTAAGTTGTCAATCCTACTGTCGGCCTCATCGATGGTATAAGTCAATTGGACAATTGGTATGGAAGTGATTCATTTCTGCTTTAATTGATTAGTGTTGCTCTCAATATGCTAGTCTCTATTTTCTCTACCCATTTTTATGCACATCACATAATAATGCTGATTACAGTGGGCTCTTGATTCCCAACCGCTCATGAGAATCCAATTCTCTGATTACAGTGGGCTCTTGATTCCCAACCGCTCATGAGAATCCAATTCTCATTCCTTAAACCTAAAATATATAGCCTCACATGTTTCATTATCTTATCAAGTCATAAGTCATATTGGTAAAGAAAATAAGTTAGGATAGAGTGGAGAGGCAAAGTGGCAAAGCACATTCAATATTAATCAGAGTCTGGGTACAAAGAATAAACTACAAGAATTGTGTTAAATTTTGCAGTTAACAGAGAAAGTAGTCAAATATTCATCGTCCTACCTGGACACGACATTAATTTGTGATTAAAAACTCACCAATCTGATGGACTCGGAAGTGGCTCGATATGATCAAACATATCAGTTGGAAAGTCATCAAAAAAGGCATCTGGGTTCACAGTCTTGTCATTTTCGTCCTTCATGCCAGTCCTACAACTTGTTTCTGGCTTTAAAAATGGCTGTCCGCTAAGTTCAGGAGGAGCGTCAACCGGTCCGAACACATCGAAAAAGTACGGGTCCTCAAGCCTAGCCAAGAGTTCTTGGCTTTCCGGTGAAAACGGCAGGTCCTGTTGTGGTTGAGAAATCTGAGGGAAGTAAATTGGTAACACGGGCTCTGTGCACGGATTATTCTCACAGCTTGCACCAAAATGAAGCAACTTAGGATTAATCATTTCTGGCAGTGGCGCCATTGCTATTAATTCGGCGTTCCCCATCATGTTGGATGACAAGCAAGATTGACGCTTCGAGGATGACTCTTCCTCCATTGAAGAAGTGAACTTTGGGGCCTAAACACAGAAAACATGCATTACGAACACAGCCCAATGTAGATGTAATTGTTCCatgaaaatttctaaaattttaaactcaaAACTTCAAGAATATGCAGGGTAAAATATATTGATgagaaacaaataatattgataGAAACACAGGCGACATCCAAATCCGGTAGAAAATTCCCTTCCACACCCCAcaagaaaaaaggaataaCAGCGGATTACAACAGtggaatttgattattattaccTCTAAAGTGGAAGCATCGGGAGAAGCAGGAAATTCCCTTTTAGTTTTGTAGGATTTAGAGTTGGAAGAGGAAGTTGTCGCTGAATTTTGCAAAATCCGAGCAAGCCTCTTTTGCCTACTACTCCAGAAATTCTTCACATCGTTATCAGTCCTTCCAGGCAAATATGTTGCTATTCTAGCCCATTTGTTCCCAAACTGTGCCTGCAACTCTATCACTATCCTCTCTTCCTCTAATGAAAATTTGCACCCACtacaacacacacacacacacacacacacacacaaacccATCTCAAATTCGAAAttaaccaaaccaaaccagtTTTTGACAGTCACACACACAGACGCATATATATGCAATGATATAATGAATGAATTGCTTACTTTTTCAAGTTGGGTCTAAGCTTATTGACCCAACGGAGACGACAAGACTTGCCGGTTCGTTGCAGAAGTCCTTTGGATCGAATGGAGCTCCAGTCCCTGGGGCCGTACTTTTTTACATGATTTATCAGCACTTCATCTTCTTCTGCTTTCCATGGCCCTTTCCTTATCTCTTCTCTCTTTCCTTCCATTGCCTCCACTCTCAACTCACCAACTTCAATCTTCAATTTTTGATATAAGCATTAAATTTGTCTCTCTGATTCACTGCGCtaacttcttcttcaactcttctttccttttctttgtttttgagCAAGCGACGGTTAAGACGGTTACCGCCACAACGCTCCACCAATTCACCCACATTCCCCAATTTTTTCTCGCATTCAAATGACGTGCTCAAAATTACGCATATGCCCCTGCTGCTCTTTATCTTTCTATCTATCTCATCGTTCTCGTGGCCCAACCTGACCCTGACCCTGACCCTGACCCTGACCCTGGCCCGaaccaattttcttttactatgtttatttttcaattcatcAATTtcgtataaataaaaataaattacaccATTGCCCTTTCTCCTTTTGTGCAAAATTTTGTCGGGCACCACATCACTCAACAGAAATCTGGGAGTCGGtctaattatattacaatacactataaaacaaaagtttaaaatgaaaaataattatctcaGCAAACAGTTTCTTACTTTACCATGCAACTTAATTAGTATCAATTGGCCAATAACAATGCCGATAATATAAAAAGTTTCATCATCGTTAAATTTCATATGACCAAGGCTAACCAAGCAAACTAATGGAAAGGTTACaatgaataaattgaagagcaTGTATGTACAAGGGAGAATAGGAAACAAAGTATAAAGCCCTCACGAAAACTCAAATTATCAGCCATCACCCGATGAAGTACCAGCATCTGTGTGGTGTTTCTCGAGCTTTAGACTCGCCTGAGCAGTGAAATCAGTACTCTCACAAGCAGATTACTCAGCAGCTGAATTATTGCAGCCTCTAACAATTTATGACTGGCTCATTCTCTGTTTTGGCTTTTTTGGTAACTGTCAGCTTGTTATCACAATCTCCCTCTTCAGCATTCCTTTTGAGTTCACATACATTTACAGAAGGTTTATCGCCTAAAGGCACGCTACAAGAATTGGTCTTTTGAGATACAACCCCAACAGCTTGTTGATTTTCAGTGTCACTTGGTATTGACATGTGATTTCTTGATGATTCCGAGGGCATTACACTCTGAACACCATTGGCATTGTGACAAGTATTAGAATTATTTGCTGCATCGTCACAACTCCCATCTGATACCAAGGCAATGTCAGTAGAACAAGGGCTCTTAGCTGCACCTCCCTTTGCATTCCCTACCTCATTTTCATTGTCTCCCACAATACCAGCAGTTTCAGAAACACCAACCGCTTTTGACTCCACAGGCATATACATGGGCCGAGAGGCCTTGTCAGAGTGGGAATCAGCATCTGCTTTATTAGAGAGAACAGGAAGCTGAGGGTCAAGGCTGCTAATACCATTCTGAGGAGACACAGTGCATTGCTCCAGAAACTCCATTGTCGGTGGAGGCATATCAATGGTGAATGGCTCCACATCCAAATCTTGATGGCAATCTTTATCGGAAATACCTTCTTCAGCTTCATTTTGATCAGTGACAGCAGCATCTTTAGAATGTGTATAACCGCTAATTTCAGCATCTGAAACTAAAGCTCTCTGTTCATTCTTGGAGAAACCACCACTGGACGCGAGCTCATCAACAGAAACTAATCCAGGTGTGGAAATATATATAGGTGACTGC encodes:
- the LOC102611404 gene encoding uncharacterized protein LOC102611404 gives rise to the protein MDSSETTKAQSNDKQFYQNVIVMRHGDRADNFEPLWVSTAARPWDPHIVEEGRVRAFCTGRRLRANLGFPIDRVFVSPFLRCIQTAYEVVSALCSVDDDPTVMSSDAVVSLDPSKVKVSIEYGLCEMLNREAIRHNMAPKDGDFGFVTSELEALLPAGTVDSSVKQVYDQLPQWEETVAGARERYAQVIKALADKYPFEDLLLVTHGEGVGVSVSAFLKDVTVYEVDYCAYTELRRPISGDNESFTAGDFEVLTNPVQSGISYLPASASNAGDNE
- the LOC102611109 gene encoding transcription factor DUO1: MEGKREEIRKGPWKAEEDEVLINHVKKYGPRDWSSIRSKGLLQRTGKSCRLRWVNKLRPNLKNGCKFSLEEERIVIELQAQFGNKWARIATYLPGRTDNDVKNFWSSRQKRLARILQNSATTSSSNSKSYKTKREFPASPDASTLEAPKFTSSMEEESSSKRQSCLSSNMMGNAELIAMAPLPEMINPKLLHFGASCENNPCTEPVLPIYFPQISQPQQDLPFSPESQELLARLEDPYFFDVFGPVDAPPELSGQPFLKPETSCRTGMKDENDKTVNPDAFFDDFPTDMFDHIEPLPSPSDW
- the LOC127901047 gene encoding uncharacterized protein LOC127901047 → MDAPTSTALVTRAAGPRKWLGLNIGEGCSPRFPNKANDRPPARTRLNPCAKEWNPFKERAPEEDRCLFLTFSNGYPLAENQIVTFFTNKFGPCVEKVYVHSPEPTSASEPPLFGKVVFTASYIPAVILCGAKQTKFMVDGKPLWCKKFEPKKKQALGHG